A DNA window from Actinomadura luzonensis contains the following coding sequences:
- a CDS encoding ABC transporter permease produces MPDIGDDLREQPADADPAARPAATPEGAARGGNGPLRRIRDEFLRRREASVLVVALALGAYFASASEAFLTRDNMVNISQAAAPGAIVACGIVLLLVSGEIDLSVGVVAALAPFMMHYAIDYWGFPALAGILLALLTGTLVGLGNGFVTVVLKVPSFVTTLGSFYLVTGIVLTTSGAYPAEVPGPVDNAIGRWLGAADWAHLAWALVIVAFFHVLFTRTRWGLHTIAVGGNLLGAQEAGVRAGRIKIGNFMIAGTLGAFAGLLEAFRVHTIDPNLGGGTGLMFTAVSAAVIGGTALAGGSGTIVGGALGALVLAELQNGFNLIGISANPYFVILGGAILLAMIANVYLSRLRRAGKTR; encoded by the coding sequence GTGCCCGACATCGGCGATGACCTCCGGGAGCAGCCGGCGGACGCGGACCCGGCCGCGCGGCCGGCCGCGACGCCGGAGGGGGCGGCGCGCGGCGGGAACGGGCCGCTGCGCCGGATCAGGGACGAGTTCCTGCGGCGGCGCGAGGCGAGCGTGCTGGTCGTGGCGCTGGCGCTCGGGGCGTACTTCGCCTCGGCGTCGGAGGCGTTCCTGACCCGCGACAACATGGTCAACATCAGCCAGGCGGCCGCGCCGGGCGCCATCGTCGCGTGCGGCATCGTGCTGCTGCTGGTCAGCGGCGAGATCGACCTGTCGGTCGGGGTGGTGGCGGCGCTGGCGCCGTTCATGATGCACTACGCGATCGACTACTGGGGGTTCCCGGCGCTCGCGGGCATCCTGCTCGCGCTGCTGACCGGCACGCTGGTGGGGCTGGGGAACGGGTTCGTCACGGTGGTGCTGAAGGTGCCCTCGTTCGTCACCACGCTGGGCAGTTTCTACCTGGTGACGGGGATCGTGCTGACGACGTCGGGGGCGTACCCGGCGGAGGTGCCCGGGCCGGTGGACAACGCGATCGGGCGGTGGCTGGGGGCGGCCGACTGGGCGCACCTGGCGTGGGCGCTGGTGATCGTGGCGTTCTTCCACGTGTTGTTCACGCGGACGCGGTGGGGGCTGCACACGATCGCCGTGGGCGGGAACCTGCTGGGGGCGCAGGAGGCGGGCGTGCGGGCCGGCCGCATCAAGATAGGAAATTTCATGATCGCGGGCACTCTGGGCGCTTTCGCGGGGCTGCTGGAGGCGTTCCGGGTCCACACGATCGACCCCAACCTCGGCGGGGGCACCGGGCTGATGTTCACCGCGGTCTCGGCGGCGGTCATCGGCGGCACGGCGCTGGCCGGCGGCTCCGGCACGATCGTCGGCGGCGCGCTCGGCGCCCTGGTGCTGGCCGAGCTGCAGAACGGCTTCAACCTCATCGGCATCTCCGCCAACCCGTACTTCGTGATCCTGGGCGGCGCGATCCTGCTGGCCATGATCGCCAACGTGTACCTGAGCCGGCTGAGAAGGGCGGGCAAGACGCGGTGA
- a CDS encoding sugar ABC transporter substrate-binding protein produces the protein MKDIHPKVEEALDTLHLNRLARRRLLSGAGLVSASAAASALLSACSGEQGGNKPAASAGSAAAGGGAGDFPATPKWKFVFVCHVTTNPFFTPTQYGAQDACALLGLTFQWTGSKDSIVAEMVNATNSAVSGKADGLAIAVVDKSAFKEPVSKALDAGIPVVSYNADGARGDPGSARLAYIGQGLYESGYALGQRALQQVDSGDVVGFIATPGALNIQPRIDGAAQAFKDSGKPIRFASVGTNADVTKGLSIIDAYAQGHSGLAGMLAVDAGSTQAIGQVVKKYGMRSKGLKVAGGFDLVPETLAGIKNGDLDYTIDQQPYLQGFLPVVYLYLYKLSGGLLSPPETNTGLLFVTKDNVGPYQSTKTRFEGSDTAQKLIERSGPIAHAT, from the coding sequence ATGAAAGACATCCATCCGAAGGTCGAGGAGGCCCTCGACACACTCCACCTGAACCGCCTCGCGCGTCGCCGCCTCCTGTCCGGGGCGGGCCTGGTCAGCGCTTCGGCGGCCGCGTCCGCGCTGCTCAGCGCGTGCAGCGGCGAGCAGGGCGGGAACAAACCGGCCGCCTCGGCCGGCAGCGCGGCGGCGGGCGGCGGCGCCGGCGACTTCCCCGCCACGCCGAAGTGGAAGTTCGTCTTCGTCTGCCACGTCACCACCAACCCGTTCTTCACCCCCACCCAGTACGGCGCCCAGGACGCGTGCGCGCTGCTCGGCCTCACCTTCCAGTGGACCGGGTCCAAGGACTCGATCGTGGCCGAGATGGTCAACGCCACCAACAGCGCCGTCTCCGGCAAGGCCGACGGGCTGGCGATCGCGGTCGTGGACAAGTCGGCCTTCAAGGAGCCGGTCAGCAAGGCGCTGGACGCGGGCATCCCGGTGGTGTCGTACAACGCCGACGGGGCCCGCGGCGACCCCGGCTCGGCCCGGCTCGCCTACATCGGGCAGGGGCTGTACGAGTCCGGGTACGCCCTCGGCCAGCGGGCCCTGCAGCAGGTGGACTCCGGCGACGTCGTGGGGTTCATCGCCACGCCCGGCGCGCTGAACATCCAGCCGCGCATCGACGGGGCGGCGCAGGCGTTCAAGGACTCCGGCAAGCCGATCAGGTTCGCCTCGGTCGGCACGAACGCCGACGTCACCAAGGGCCTGTCGATCATCGACGCGTACGCCCAGGGCCACTCCGGCCTGGCCGGGATGCTCGCCGTGGACGCCGGCTCGACGCAGGCCATCGGGCAGGTGGTCAAGAAGTACGGCATGCGTTCGAAGGGGCTGAAGGTCGCGGGCGGCTTCGACCTGGTGCCGGAGACGCTGGCCGGCATCAAGAACGGCGACCTCGACTACACCATCGACCAGCAGCCCTACCTCCAGGGCTTCCTGCCGGTCGTCTACCTGTACCTGTACAAGCTCTCCGGCGGGCTGCTGTCTCCGCCGGAGACCAACACCGGGCTGCTCTTCGTGACGAAGGACAACGTGGGGCCGTACCAGTCGACCAAGACCCGGTTCGAGGGCTCCGACACCGCCCAGAAGCTGATCGAGCGGTCCGGGCCCATCGCGCACGCGACGTAG
- a CDS encoding aldose epimerase family protein — protein MSSSTRSTPARLVLAVRVALVAVLALAASLVAAPPAAAGATAASGGGGPSVTRKHFGTLSDGTKVDVYTLRNARGMRVRILTYGGIIQSIEVPDAAGRYANVTLGFDNLSDYVKKSPYFGAIVGRYANRIAKGRFTLDGRTYRLATNDGPNHLHGGVKGFDKRVWAASPFERGGSAGLALTYTSRNGEEHYPGTLRVRVVYTLTPGNEIRMDYRATTTRPTIVNLTNHAYFNLRGEGNGTILGHRMQINASRYTPVGKTLIPTGKIARLAGTPLDFRRPTAIGARIGSKNQQITFGGGYDHNYVLDRGGHGLTLAAKVVEPSSGRVLEVVTDQPGVQFYSGNFLDGTLRGTGGRLYPKRSGFTLESQHYPDSPNHGNFPSTVLRPGDVYRTTTIYAFSTR, from the coding sequence ATGTCCAGCAGCACCCGCAGCACCCCTGCCCGCCTCGTCCTCGCCGTGAGGGTCGCGCTCGTGGCCGTGCTCGCCCTCGCGGCGAGCCTGGTCGCGGCGCCCCCGGCGGCCGCCGGCGCCACAGCCGCTTCCGGGGGCGGCGGGCCGAGCGTCACCAGGAAACACTTCGGCACCCTGTCCGACGGCACGAAGGTGGACGTCTACACGCTGCGCAACGCCCGCGGCATGCGGGTGCGCATCCTCACCTACGGCGGCATCATCCAGTCGATCGAGGTGCCCGACGCCGCCGGCCGGTACGCCAACGTCACCCTCGGCTTCGACAACCTGTCCGACTACGTCAAGAAGAGCCCCTACTTCGGCGCGATCGTCGGCCGCTACGCCAACCGCATCGCCAAGGGCCGCTTCACCCTGGACGGCCGCACGTACCGGCTCGCCACCAACGACGGGCCGAACCACCTGCACGGCGGCGTCAAGGGCTTCGACAAGCGGGTGTGGGCGGCGAGCCCCTTCGAGCGCGGCGGCAGCGCGGGCCTGGCGCTCACCTACACCAGCCGCAACGGCGAGGAGCACTACCCCGGCACGCTGCGCGTCCGGGTCGTCTACACGCTGACCCCGGGCAACGAGATCCGCATGGACTACCGCGCCACCACCACCCGGCCGACGATCGTCAACCTCACCAACCACGCCTACTTCAACCTGCGCGGCGAGGGCAACGGCACGATCCTCGGCCACCGGATGCAGATCAACGCCTCCCGCTACACGCCGGTCGGCAAGACGCTCATCCCGACCGGGAAGATCGCCCGCCTGGCCGGGACGCCGCTCGACTTCCGCCGTCCCACCGCCATCGGCGCCCGCATCGGCAGCAAGAACCAGCAGATCACGTTCGGCGGCGGGTACGACCACAACTACGTCCTCGACCGCGGCGGCCACGGGCTCACCCTGGCGGCCAAGGTCGTCGAGCCGTCCAGCGGGCGCGTGCTGGAGGTCGTCACCGACCAGCCGGGCGTGCAGTTCTACTCGGGCAACTTCCTCGACGGCACGCTGCGCGGCACCGGCGGCCGGCTCTACCCCAAGCGCTCCGGCTTCACCCTGGAGTCCCAGCATTACCCGGACTCCCCCAACCACGGCAACTTCCCCTCGACCGTCCTGCGGCCGGGGGACGTCTACCGGACCACCACGATCTACGCCTTCTCCACCCGGTGA
- a CDS encoding alpha-L-arabinofuranosidase B has product MLPRSVPRPFRKAALAAGAAVALAAGLLAGFTAPSQAAASQPCDIYAAGGTPCVAAHSTTRALYGAYNGPLYQVRRASDNTTRDIGVLSAGGVANAAAQDSFCAGTTCLITIIYDQSGRNNRLTQAPPGGFAGPAPGGYDNLADATLAPATLGGQKVYGVFVAPGTGYRNNATNGVAKGDQPEGMYAVFDGTHYNGGCCFDYGNAETNSRDNGNGTMEAIYFGNIKVWGYGTGNGPWVMADLENGLFSGVNAGYNANDPSVSHRFLTAIIKGEPNHWAIRAGNAQSGGLSTYYNGPRPNVAGYNPMKKEGAIILGIGGDNSHGSAGTFYEGVMTTGYPTDATENAVQANLVAAGYAPYSGGPSGTLTPGASISLRATTACCTTRYIRHQNDNVITSVITSASSALDKSDATWVVRSGLASSSCVSFESKNYPGSFLRHRNYQLYRNADDGSALFRSDATFCPQTGRNGQGTSLASYNYPTRFIRHYSNTVYIASNGGSNAFDSATSWNDDVSWVVSPPWAQ; this is encoded by the coding sequence ATGCTCCCCCGATCCGTCCCACGGCCATTCAGAAAAGCGGCGCTCGCCGCGGGCGCGGCCGTCGCGCTCGCCGCCGGGCTGCTGGCCGGATTCACCGCGCCGTCGCAGGCCGCCGCCTCGCAGCCGTGCGACATCTACGCCGCGGGCGGCACCCCCTGCGTGGCCGCGCACAGCACCACCCGCGCCCTCTACGGCGCCTACAACGGCCCGCTGTACCAGGTGCGCCGCGCCTCCGACAACACCACCAGGGACATCGGGGTGCTCAGCGCGGGCGGCGTCGCCAACGCCGCCGCCCAGGACTCCTTCTGCGCCGGCACGACCTGCCTGATCACGATCATCTACGACCAGTCCGGCCGCAACAACCGCCTGACCCAGGCGCCTCCCGGCGGCTTCGCCGGGCCCGCCCCCGGCGGCTACGACAACCTCGCCGACGCCACGCTCGCCCCCGCCACGCTGGGCGGCCAGAAGGTGTACGGCGTGTTCGTCGCCCCCGGCACCGGCTACCGCAACAACGCCACCAACGGCGTCGCCAAGGGCGACCAGCCCGAGGGCATGTACGCGGTCTTCGACGGCACCCACTACAACGGCGGCTGCTGCTTCGACTACGGCAACGCCGAGACCAACAGCCGCGACAACGGCAACGGCACCATGGAGGCCATCTACTTCGGCAACATCAAGGTCTGGGGCTACGGCACCGGCAACGGCCCCTGGGTGATGGCCGACCTGGAGAACGGCCTGTTCTCCGGCGTCAACGCCGGCTACAACGCCAACGACCCGAGCGTGAGCCACCGCTTCCTGACCGCCATCATCAAGGGCGAGCCGAACCACTGGGCCATCCGGGCCGGCAACGCCCAGTCGGGCGGCCTGTCCACCTACTACAACGGCCCCCGCCCCAACGTCGCCGGCTACAACCCGATGAAGAAGGAGGGCGCCATCATCCTCGGCATCGGCGGCGACAACAGCCACGGCTCGGCGGGCACCTTCTACGAGGGCGTGATGACCACCGGCTACCCGACCGACGCCACCGAGAACGCCGTGCAGGCCAACCTCGTCGCCGCGGGCTACGCCCCGTACAGCGGCGGGCCGTCCGGCACGCTCACCCCGGGCGCGTCGATCTCGCTGCGCGCCACCACGGCCTGCTGCACCACCCGCTACATCCGGCACCAGAACGACAACGTGATCACCTCGGTGATCACCTCCGCCAGCTCCGCCCTGGACAAGAGCGACGCCACCTGGGTCGTGCGCAGCGGCCTGGCCAGCAGCTCGTGCGTGTCGTTCGAGTCGAAGAACTACCCGGGCAGCTTCCTGCGGCACCGCAACTACCAGCTCTACCGCAACGCCGACGACGGCAGCGCGCTGTTCAGGTCCGACGCCACGTTCTGCCCGCAGACCGGCAGGAACGGCCAGGGCACCTCGCTCGCCTCGTACAACTACCCGACCCGCTTCATCCGCCACTACAGCAACACCGTCTACATCGCGAGCAACGGCGGCTCGAACGCCTTCGACAGCGCCACCTCGTGGAACGACGACGTGAGCTGGGTCGTCAGCCCGCCCTGGGCCCAGTGA
- a CDS encoding TetR/AcrR family transcriptional regulator, whose protein sequence is MSKPAAAVGPGRPRDAEVDRKALRAAVQLYAELGWAKFTVDAVVRRAGIGKAAVYRRWPTRERLITDALEQALVLPAITIDTGSLEADLRELARSTMDHHLGPYGLAGLRLHVEAHAYPELFAELAARLRHSRVLEARAIIRRAIARGELGEHASPTLILDTLLGGILNHVLATPEELRAEMAARSPRYVDEITAFVLTAAKAVHPAP, encoded by the coding sequence GTGTCCAAACCCGCGGCCGCCGTCGGGCCCGGACGCCCGCGCGACGCGGAGGTCGACCGCAAGGCGCTGCGGGCGGCCGTCCAGCTCTACGCCGAGCTGGGCTGGGCCAAGTTCACCGTCGACGCGGTGGTGCGGCGGGCCGGCATCGGCAAGGCCGCCGTCTACCGCCGCTGGCCCACCCGCGAACGGCTGATCACCGACGCCCTGGAGCAGGCGCTGGTGCTGCCCGCCATCACCATCGACACCGGCAGCCTGGAGGCGGACCTGCGCGAGCTGGCCCGCTCCACGATGGACCACCACCTGGGCCCGTACGGGCTGGCCGGGCTGCGGCTGCACGTCGAGGCGCACGCCTATCCCGAGCTGTTCGCGGAGCTGGCCGCCCGGCTGCGGCACAGCCGCGTGCTGGAGGCCCGGGCGATCATCCGGCGCGCCATCGCGCGGGGCGAGCTGGGCGAGCACGCCTCCCCCACGCTCATCCTGGACACGCTGCTCGGCGGCATACTCAACCACGTCCTGGCCACGCCGGAGGAGCTGCGCGCCGAGATGGCGGCGCGCAGCCCCCGCTACGTGGACGAGATCACCGCGTTCGTGCTGACGGCGGCCAAGGCCGTCCACCCGGCGCCCTGA
- a CDS encoding acetyl-CoA acetyltransferase yields the protein MIEEDIDPRTPVLVGAGQAAERIGEPGYRRLSPVELAAEAARRAVADAAGKAGDGGKAEDGEDAAEAAAEIVAGIVAAVDTVAGVRQFEISAPGARAPLGRSSNFPRSVAARLGAAPRRAILEVVGGQSPQHLVNELAGTIAAGGADVALLFGAEAISTVRHLARAEDRPDFSEEVEGDLEDRGYGLKGLASRYQAAHGLTDAPSQYALFDNARRARLGRTREEYAAAMGALFAPFTKVAAANPYAAAPVERTAEELITPTPANRYIAEPYTRYLVAREKVNQGAAVLLMSVAEARRLGVPRDRWVFLHGHADLRERDLLERADLSASPAAVLAARHALEQAGVRAGDLAAIDLYSCFPIAVLNVCDGLGLPADGSRELTVTGGLPFFGGAGNNYSMHAIAELAHRLRAEPGAYGMVGANGGSLSKYSVGVYSTAPAPWRPDGGARLQAELDSWPGVEHVLHADGWATIETYTVKHARDGRRTGIVVGRLEAGGRRFLATTADGDDDTLGLLSTGEPIGRRVYARSFGSGNRVAVTRERMDELFPPRPAVLREDYEHVLTRRDGHVLEVVINRPERRNSLHPAANDELDQVFDAFFADPELWVAILTGAGEQAFSAGDDLLHQASGQPVWVPKNGFAGLTARRDLPKPVIAAVNGYAMGGGFEIALACHLVVADATARFALSEARIGLVAAAGGLVRLPRALPEKLATELILTGRRLTAAEALGHGLVNRVTEPGKALEGARELAAEILESSPTSVRASLQIMAETRGVPDVVDAVTRPSAALDELMVSDDAAEGVTAFAQKRRPRWRNR from the coding sequence ATGATCGAGGAGGACATCGATCCCCGCACACCGGTGCTGGTCGGGGCGGGGCAGGCGGCCGAACGCATCGGCGAGCCCGGCTACCGGCGCCTGTCGCCCGTCGAGCTGGCCGCCGAGGCGGCCCGCCGGGCCGTCGCCGACGCCGCCGGGAAGGCCGGGGACGGCGGAAAAGCCGAGGACGGCGAGGACGCCGCAGAGGCCGCCGCAGAGATCGTCGCGGGGATCGTCGCGGCCGTCGACACGGTGGCCGGGGTGCGCCAGTTCGAAATCTCCGCGCCCGGCGCGCGGGCCCCGCTCGGCAGGTCGTCCAACTTCCCCCGTTCGGTCGCCGCCCGGCTCGGCGCGGCGCCCCGGCGGGCGATCCTGGAGGTCGTCGGCGGCCAGTCCCCGCAGCACCTGGTCAACGAGCTGGCCGGGACGATCGCCGCCGGCGGGGCGGACGTGGCGCTGCTGTTCGGCGCCGAGGCCATCTCCACCGTGCGGCACCTGGCGAGGGCCGAGGACCGGCCCGACTTCAGCGAGGAGGTCGAGGGCGACCTGGAGGACCGCGGCTACGGGCTGAAGGGCCTGGCCTCGCGGTACCAGGCCGCGCACGGGCTGACCGACGCGCCCAGCCAGTACGCCCTGTTCGACAACGCCCGCCGGGCTCGGCTCGGCCGCACCCGGGAGGAGTACGCGGCCGCCATGGGCGCGCTGTTCGCCCCCTTCACCAAGGTCGCCGCCGCCAACCCGTACGCCGCCGCCCCGGTCGAGCGCACCGCCGAGGAGCTGATCACGCCGACCCCGGCCAACCGGTACATCGCCGAGCCCTACACCCGCTACCTGGTCGCCCGCGAGAAGGTCAACCAGGGCGCCGCGGTGCTGCTGATGTCCGTGGCCGAGGCGCGGCGGCTCGGCGTCCCCAGGGACCGGTGGGTGTTCCTGCACGGCCACGCCGACCTGCGCGAGCGCGACCTGCTGGAGCGGGCCGACCTCAGCGCCAGCCCGGCCGCGGTGCTGGCCGCCCGGCACGCGCTGGAGCAGGCCGGCGTGCGCGCCGGCGACCTGGCCGCGATCGACCTCTACAGCTGCTTCCCGATCGCGGTCCTCAACGTCTGCGACGGGCTCGGCCTGCCCGCGGACGGCTCCCGCGAGCTGACCGTGACCGGTGGCCTGCCGTTCTTCGGCGGCGCGGGCAACAACTACTCGATGCACGCCATCGCCGAGCTGGCGCACCGGCTGCGGGCCGAGCCGGGCGCGTACGGGATGGTCGGCGCCAACGGCGGCTCGCTGAGCAAGTACTCCGTCGGCGTCTACTCCACCGCGCCCGCCCCCTGGCGGCCGGACGGCGGCGCGCGGCTCCAGGCCGAGCTCGACTCCTGGCCCGGCGTCGAGCACGTGCTGCACGCCGACGGCTGGGCGACGATCGAGACCTACACCGTCAAGCACGCCCGCGACGGCCGCCGCACCGGCATCGTCGTCGGCCGCCTGGAGGCCGGCGGGCGCCGCTTCCTGGCCACCACCGCCGACGGCGACGACGACACGCTCGGCCTGCTGAGCACCGGCGAGCCGATCGGGCGGCGGGTCTACGCCCGGTCCTTCGGCTCCGGCAACCGGGTCGCGGTGACCAGGGAGCGGATGGACGAGCTGTTCCCGCCCCGGCCGGCCGTGCTCCGCGAGGACTACGAGCACGTGCTGACGCGCCGCGACGGCCACGTGCTGGAGGTCGTCATCAACCGGCCGGAGCGCCGCAACAGCCTGCACCCGGCCGCCAACGACGAGCTCGACCAGGTCTTCGACGCCTTCTTCGCCGACCCCGAGCTGTGGGTGGCGATCCTCACCGGCGCGGGCGAGCAGGCGTTCTCCGCCGGCGACGACCTGCTCCACCAGGCCTCGGGGCAGCCGGTGTGGGTGCCGAAGAACGGCTTCGCCGGGCTGACCGCCCGCCGCGACCTGCCCAAGCCGGTCATCGCGGCGGTCAACGGCTACGCCATGGGCGGCGGGTTCGAGATCGCCCTCGCCTGCCACCTGGTCGTGGCCGACGCCACGGCCCGCTTCGCGCTGAGCGAGGCCAGGATCGGCCTGGTCGCGGCCGCGGGCGGCCTGGTGCGGCTGCCGCGCGCGCTGCCGGAGAAGCTGGCCACCGAGCTGATCCTCACCGGCCGCCGGCTCACCGCGGCGGAAGCGCTCGGCCACGGGCTGGTCAACCGGGTGACCGAGCCGGGCAAGGCGCTGGAGGGCGCCCGCGAGCTGGCCGCGGAGATCCTGGAGAGCTCGCCCACCTCGGTCCGGGCGTCCCTGCAGATCATGGCCGAGACCAGGGGAGTGCCCGACGTGGTCGACGCCGTCACCCGGCCCTCCGCCGCGCTGGATGAGCTGATGGTCAGCGACGACGCGGCCGAGGGCGTCACCGCGTTCGCGCAGAAGCGCAGGCCGCGCTGGCGCAACCGCTGA
- a CDS encoding helix-turn-helix domain-containing protein: MLATITVATPVAIPVAIPGAEPVPTGAEPALGTLLRAWRERSLLTQEELAERSGLASRTIRRLESGELRRPRSTSVRLLARALELEEAELAVLAEAAARRPVALTVTLLYVVDSEEVSGCASAACASARTR; the protein is encoded by the coding sequence ATGCTCGCGACCATCACCGTGGCCACCCCCGTGGCCATCCCCGTGGCCATCCCCGGCGCGGAGCCGGTTCCCACGGGAGCGGAACCGGCACTCGGCACGCTGCTGCGCGCCTGGCGGGAGCGGTCACTGCTGACGCAGGAGGAGCTGGCGGAGCGGTCGGGGCTGGCCTCGCGCACGATCAGGCGGCTGGAGTCGGGCGAGCTGCGGCGTCCGCGCAGCACGTCGGTGCGGCTGCTCGCGCGGGCGCTGGAGCTGGAGGAGGCGGAGCTGGCCGTGTTGGCGGAGGCCGCCGCCCGGCGGCCGGTCGCGCTCACGGTCACGCTCCTTTACGTTGTAGATTCCGAAGAGGTCAGCGGTTGCGCCAGCGCGGCCTGCGCTTCTGCGCGAACGCGGTGA
- a CDS encoding FAD-binding oxidoreductase, translating to MHFIEALAAAVPPERIVQDADVLAAYARDQAAWAPVGRPLALVRPADAEQVRAVVAACAAHGVPVVPRGAGTGLSGGANAVDGCVLLALDGLDRILEIDPGEQLAVVQPGVVNDRLRAAAAEHGLWYPPDPASSPWSTIGGNTATNAGGVCCVKYGVTRDYVLGLQVVTGTGKLVRLGRRTRKGVAGYDLAALFVGSEGTLGVITEITVRLLRLPGGAPRTVVGAFGSLVAAGRAVAAVAASGIVPAALELVDRYCLRAVDEWRNMGLADLGDVLLLGRVDTGDDGEAAALQGCFDRAGATWSTRSTDAEEAEALFAARRLAYPALERLGPVLTEDVCVPRGLVPDMLGRIEEHAHAHDVHIANIAHAGDGNLHPLIVVPAGDEAARERAQRAFEAILDDAVALGGTVTGEHGVGLLKKRGMRAELGEDVLELHRAVKAALDPAGILNPGKIL from the coding sequence GTGCACTTCATCGAGGCCCTGGCGGCGGCCGTGCCGCCCGAGCGGATCGTCCAGGACGCGGACGTCCTCGCCGCCTACGCCCGTGACCAGGCCGCCTGGGCGCCCGTGGGCCGGCCGCTCGCGCTGGTCCGGCCGGCCGACGCCGAGCAGGTGCGCGCGGTGGTGGCGGCCTGCGCCGCGCACGGCGTCCCGGTCGTGCCGCGCGGCGCGGGCACCGGCCTGTCCGGCGGCGCGAACGCCGTGGACGGGTGCGTGCTGCTGGCCCTCGACGGCCTGGACCGCATCCTGGAGATCGACCCCGGCGAGCAGCTCGCCGTCGTCCAGCCCGGCGTCGTCAACGACCGCCTGCGGGCCGCCGCCGCCGAGCACGGCCTGTGGTACCCGCCCGACCCGGCCAGCTCGCCGTGGTCCACCATCGGCGGCAACACCGCCACCAACGCGGGCGGCGTCTGCTGCGTCAAGTACGGCGTGACCCGCGACTACGTGCTCGGCCTTCAGGTGGTGACCGGCACGGGCAAGCTCGTCCGGCTGGGCCGGCGCACCAGGAAGGGCGTGGCCGGCTACGACCTGGCCGCGCTGTTCGTCGGGTCGGAGGGCACGCTGGGCGTGATCACCGAGATCACCGTGCGGCTGCTGCGGCTGCCGGGCGGCGCGCCGAGGACGGTGGTCGGCGCGTTCGGCTCGCTCGTGGCGGCCGGGCGGGCGGTCGCCGCCGTGGCCGCGTCGGGGATCGTCCCGGCCGCGCTGGAGCTGGTCGACCGCTACTGCCTGCGGGCCGTCGACGAGTGGCGGAACATGGGGCTGGCCGACCTCGGGGACGTGCTGCTGCTCGGCCGCGTCGACACCGGCGACGACGGCGAGGCCGCGGCGCTCCAGGGCTGCTTCGACCGGGCCGGCGCGACGTGGAGCACCCGCTCGACGGACGCCGAGGAGGCCGAGGCGCTGTTCGCCGCGCGCCGGCTCGCCTATCCCGCGCTCGAACGGCTCGGGCCGGTGCTGACCGAGGACGTCTGCGTGCCGCGCGGGCTGGTGCCCGACATGCTGGGCCGCATCGAGGAGCACGCCCACGCGCACGACGTGCACATCGCCAACATCGCGCACGCCGGCGACGGCAACCTGCACCCGCTGATCGTCGTCCCGGCGGGCGACGAGGCGGCCAGGGAACGGGCGCAGCGGGCCTTCGAGGCGATCCTCGACGACGCCGTCGCGCTCGGCGGCACGGTCACCGGCGAGCACGGCGTCGGCCTGCTGAAGAAGCGCGGCATGCGGGCCGAGCTGGGCGAGGACGTGCTGGAGCTGCATCGCGCGGTGAAGGCGGCCCTGGACCCGGCCGGGATACTCAACCCCGGCAAGATCCTCTGA